The following nucleotide sequence is from Ahniella affigens.
GGCAGTGGCCTTGCGCGGTCTCGTTGGCCCCGACATCGGATGCTGGCTCACCGCGAGATTGCCCTGAGTCCCGACTTTCCAGGCTGTGTGAAAACATTTGAGCAGGACAATATTTGGCGCTTCAACATGGCCTCGGTGCGGCTGCAAGACCTTCAAACCCACCCCGGATCAAGTCCGGGGTGACGAATCGCGAGAGTGTCCGTCGAGGCAAAGTCATTGCGTCAGACGCTAGAAAGGATCGTTTCCCCAAGGAGTTCCAATCCACCTCTCGCCACCCCGGACTTGATCCGGGGTGGGTTTCAAGCTCGCGGCAAACTGACCCACTATTTGCGCTCATCATCGCTTCCGAACCCGATCGGCCAGATTGCTCGAACCAGTCCTTCGTTGTTTCCACACAGTCTGTTGCGTCGGGATGACGAACTTGGGGCGCGCCACGAGTTTGATCTGGGTCCTTGCATTCATCAGGACGACGAAAGGGCCGTTCCAAGCTGCTCAGCATTGACGCCAGCCCGTCAGACGGCGAAAGTGACGGGATGCATACCCCCACTCCTCCCGGATTCCTGCTGGTCATCGACGGGCTCGATGGCGCCGGCAAATCGACCCTCATCCAAGGTCTGGCTGCCGCACTCACCCAGCGCGAATGCGTGCTGAGCCGCGAACCCACCTACGGCCAATACGGTCGGCAATTGCGCGAATCGGCAGCGACGGGGCGGCTGTCGCCGGCCGCCGAGCTCGACTTGCTGGAGCTCGATCGGCGCGAGCATGTGCAGACGCTGATTCTGCCCGCCCTCGCCCGCGGCGCCATGGTCATCATCGACCGCTACTACTACTCCAGCGTTGCGTATCAGGCGCTGCACGGCAGTGCTCAGTCGATCCTGGATCGGTTCACGGCGTTCGCGCCGCGCCCCGATCTGGCGCTGATTTTGGATTTGCCGGTCGCGACGGCGATTGCCCGCATTCAAGGCCGGGGCGAAGGCCAGAACGACTTCGAACGGGCCGATACGTTGAACCGCTGCCGTGAACGGTTTCAGTGGGTGCTGGCCCATTGCCCGGAAACGCGGCTGTTGGATGCGACGCAGGATCCGGCAGCGGTCTTGTGCGAGGCACTCGGTCAGATCGCGCTGGCAAGTGTGGCCCGAGCGACCAGTCGCGAGGCTTCGACCAGCGCTCAGGCCAAGGAAGTCGCCTGGTTGCTGGCTAGGCAGTAGCCCTGGCCTCCCCTTTGAGGCACTGATTCGTGCGTCAGACAGCCGGGGACGATGCGCCATTCTTACGACGATGCCGTGCCGCAAGTAGCCCTACCCAGGAACCTCTCTAAAATCAGAGCGTTATGGCCCCTGCTTCGAATTCAAATTGGCTGTAAAGTGGACATGTTCCGGAGCGAAAGCCAGCAGCGCCAAGAGCTTCATCAGTCAATTACTGTTGGATCGGGCCCCGTCTTTTAGGGGCAGACACAGGGGTCTGCCCCTACGGATTTTGGGGGACAGCCGGTGATTTGGATCGGTTCCGGTACAACGACGCAGTAAGGCAAGTAGCCCTCTCCCCAGCCCTCTCCCACTCGCGTGGGAGTCCAGCCGCCCCTTTGGTGCGCTTATTCGCGCATCAAACTGTCAGCGACGGTGGGCGATTTTCACGACGCCACAGTGTGGCAAGTAGCCCTCTCCCCAGCCCTCTCCCACTCGCGTGGGAGAGGGAGCGCTCCCTCCCCCGCGAGCGCGGGGGAGGGTTGGGGAGGGGGTTACTTGCGACTAGATTTGGGCATCACGCACGAGATTATGGAGTTAATAAGCAACGGTTTATATTGTGTTCGACACGAGCAATTTGCCGTCGAAAAACGCCCCCCAATCGCAGCGATCCCCCACCGTCAACTCCTGTGCCACACCGCCAGAATGTGACGCAGTTGGCTATTATGGGCCCATGTTGCGCATCCGCATTCGGTTTCTGTCTGGGTCGAAGGAGGGCACGGTCGAAGTGTTCCCGACCGCCCGGTACGACTGTCTGTATTTTGGCCGGGACGCCAGCTGCGACGTGCGGTTTCACCCCGATCAAGACCCCATGGTCAGCCGCAATCATGCGGTGCTGGAATGGCGACCCCAGGACGGGCCGCAGCCCGTGCGGGTGCTGCTGAGCGACCTCTTGTCGAGCAACGGCACGTTTCTGAACGACCGCCCGGTGCGCGAGGCCACGGTGGTCTTCAGCGGCGATTTGGTCCGCTTTGGCCGGGGCGGGCCGCTTGTCCGCATTGAGCTGGAACGAGCCGAACCACGTGATGGCGAGGAGCGGCCGGCGGTGCGTCAAACTCAGGAAATGCCGCGCGCAGAAGTCGCCGACACGCAGCGTCGAAAGATCCCCAACGAGCCGTAGCGGGCTGGCTGCGCAGGCTGTGTGAAAACGGTTGGAGGTTCCAGCGCCACCTCATTGGCGTCATCCCGACGCAAGTCGGGACCCAGGGCAATCTGGCCGCGGTGCCGCAAGTATTCTGGGTCCCGACTTGGCAGGCTGAGTGAAAACCTTTGGGCAGGACAATATTTGGCGCTTCGACATAGCCTCGGTGCGGCTACAAGACCTTCAAACCCACCCCGGATCAAGTCCGGGGTGACGAGAGATGGATTGGAACTCCTTGGGGAACCGATCCTTTCTAGCGTCTGAAGCAACGACTTTGCCTCGACAGACACTCTCGCGATTCGTCACCCCGGACTTGATCCGGGGTGGGTTTCAGGCTCGCGGCAAACTGACCCATCATTTGCACTCATCATCGCTTCCAAATCCGATCGGCGAGGTTGCTCGAACCAGTCCTTTGTTGTTTTCACACAGTCTGTTGCGTCGGGATAACGGCAACAGAGTAAGTCGCCTTGCGATGGCGTCCGACGCCAGGAACGCAGCCGCCAAAGCTGTTTTCACACAGCCTGTGCGACCGGGATGCGCGTGACTGAGCATCGCCGCGCACGCAAGGTCGCACCTGCGGTCAGCGAAACACCAGCCAGCAAATCACGCTCAGCACGATCACGCCGATACCATCGAGCACCGAGCCTTCTCGGATCATGCGTTTGAGCGGCACGTGCCCACTGCCATAGGCCACGAGATTCGGCGCCGTTGCCACCGGCAGCATGAAGCCGCAGCTCGCTGCCAGCACGGCCGGGAACATCAGCACGGCGGGGTCGATACCCGTTGCCTTGGCCGTCGCCGCCAGAATCGGCATCAACAACACTGCCGTGGCAGTATTGCTGGCGATCTCCGACAACAACGTAATGCCGGCCACCACGCCCAGAATCAATGCCCACGTTGGCAGCACCTTCAGCGCTGTCAGTTGATTGGCCAGCGCTGCCCCAAGCCCGGATTTTTCGAACGCCGTGGCCAGCGCAATGCCGCCCGCAAACAACAACAACGCGCCCCAGGGAATGCGCTCGGCGGCCTGCCACGTGAGCAAGCGCTGGCCTCGACCATTGCTGACCAGCCCCATCAGGATCACGCCGAAAATCGCGATGCTGGCGTCGTTGACCTTGAGCCCCACGCGGCCCGTCCAACCGCCATACGGCGTGGTTCGAAACACCCAGAGCAGAATCACCAGACCAAACAGGGCCAACACCCGGCGCTCACCGGGCGACCACGCCCCAAGTGGCGGCAGGCTAGCTTTGGGCGAATCGCCTAGATGGCGGCCCAGCCAGAGGCACATCAATGGCACCATGATCAGGATGATCGGTATGCCAATCCGCATCCATTCGAAAAAGTCGAATTGCGTGCCTGTGGTCTCCTGATACACCTGCATGAATACGAGATTGGGCGGCGTGCCAATCGGCGTGCCCCAGCCGCCGATGCTGGCGGCATACGCGATGGTCAAGATCAACGGCACGCGCAGCCGGGTGTCGGGATACGACGCGCAGATCGCCATGGCGACCGGCAACATCATCAGCGTTGCGGCGGTATTTGAGATCCACATGCTGATCGCCGCCGTCGCAAAGCCAAAGCCAAACAGCAGGCGCCGACCATTGCGGCCGCCGAACAAATGCACCATCCACAGGGCCATCCGTCGATGGGCGCCGTTGGCCTCCAGCGCTGCGGCCAGCATGAATCCGCCCATCAGCAGCAGAATCAACTCATTGCCAACCGACTCCGCGACCTGCGCGGGCGTCAGCACACCGGCGGCTGGCAGCGCTGCCAATGGCAGCATCGACGTGAAGGCAGCCGGCACCGGTTCGGTCAGCCACCAAATGGCGACCCACAACAATAGTCCTGATGTGATGGCCAGCGCAGACTGCTCCGGCCCGTTCCAAAGCCAGGCGGTCAGCGCCAGCCCGAGTGTCGGGCCCAGCACCAGGGCCAGCCGCTGAACCGTTGGGTTAGCTGCGGTTTCGGGGTCGCGCACATCCTGTTCATCCATTTCCGGAACTCGGTCAAGGTTTTCGACATTGCCGGCGTGAAAGTCGCGCTGGCGCTTGGGACTTCCTTATACTCGCCGAACTGTCCAGGGGATACGAGACCCGCATGAGCCCGTTGTCAGCCATCCTTGCACTGCTCAGCCTGATTTTGGCAGGCCTGGCAGCGTACTTGTTCGTGAAGCTCGGCAAGCAGCGCGCCGAACTCGCCTTGCTCGCCGAGGACGCGAAAAAGAAAGAAGCCTCGCAAGCCCAGGTCATGCACACCACCAAGCTGGCGTCGCTCGGCCAGATGATTGCCGGCGTCGCCCACGAGATCAACACCCCGCTTGGCTTTGTCAAAAGCAATGCCGAAGTGATTGGCGACCTTTTGACCGAGTACGAGCAAGCGGTCGCCAAATGCATGACGGGCGTCGACTTTCTGCTGAATGCCGATGCCGCCACATTCGAGCGCGCCAAAACCGCCGTGGCGCGGGTGCGCATGGAACTGGCAAACGCCAAGGGCTTGATCGAAGCACGCGAACTGCTGACCGATTCGGTTGACGGCCTGAAGCAGATGAGCGCGTTGGTGATCAACCTGAAGGGCTTTGCGCGGGTCGATCGCGATGGCATGGACTTGGTCGATATCAACGAATGTGTGCAGAGCGCGCTGACCATTGCGAGCCACCAACTGCGGGATCGGGTCACCGTCACCCGCGAGTTGGCCAAGCTGCCCAAGGTGCGATGCATGCCATCGCAGATCAACCAGGTGTTTCTGAACCTGATCACCAATGCCGCCCAGGCGATGGGCGAGGAAGGCCGGCTGGCTGTGCGCTCGCGGGTGCTGACCGACACGATCGAGGTCAGTATCGAAGACAACGGCGCCGGGATTCCGGCCAACGTGCTCCCTAAGATTTTTGATCCGTTCTTTACGACCAAGAAAGTGGGCGAAGGCACTGGTCTCGGCCTGTCAATTGTCCACAAGATTGTGCAGGGCCATGGCGGTACGATTCGTGTGAAGTCAGACGTCGGCAAGGGCACGACCTTTTTCGTCGAACTGCCAATCCAACAAAAAGAAGCCAGAAAATAAGCCATGGATGCCGCGACACCCCGCCCGCTCAGAGTCCTCTGCATCGACGATGAGATGCGCATCTTGCGTGCGCTGAAGGCGCTGCTGCGTGAGCATGAAGTACACATCTGCAACGACCCCCGCCAGGCCATGCAAATGGCGCGCGACTTCGATGTCGATGTCGTGGTCTGCGATCAGCGCATGCCGCAAATGCAAGGCATTGACGTGTTGCGCGAAATCAAGAACACGCATCCGCGCTCGTTACGTATTTTGCTGACCGGCTATGCCGATCTCAAAGCGGTGCTCGGCTCCGTCAATGAGGGCGAGGTCTTTCGCTACGTCAACAAACCTTGGGAAAACGCCGAGATCAAGGCCCTGGTGGCCGAAGCCGGACGGATTGCCCGCGAGGCCCCGCTGATTACCAACGAGCCGATCAGCGAACGCGAAGCCGAAGAGGCGCGCGGCCAGGTCGGCGTGTTAGTGCTCGAAGAAGACACCACCACCCAGGCCCGCCTGCGCGAGATCTTAGCGCCGCATTACCAGGTGCGCTTCGCGAACACGATTGATCGCGCGCTGATGTTGCTGGAACAACACGAAACCGGCGTGCTGATCTCAGAAACCGAAACCAACAAGCAAGGCGATCTGACGCAGCTTCTGAAAGCCTTGAAGATGCACCACCCCTACATTTCGACGGTCGTGATCACCGAGCGTGCCAACGCGCAGATCGCGATGGAGCTGATCAACGAGGGCCAGGTCTATCGCATGCTGCTTAAGCCCGTGCGCATGGGCTCGGCGCGACTCAGTGTGGACTCAGCCATCAGCCGCTACTGGAAGTTGAAGCGTAACCCGCGAGCCGTGAAACGCTACACCCTCGGCAATGCCCCGAGTTTTGTCGAACAGTCGATCCCGGTCAGCGAGCAGTTGCTGACCCGCATCCGCAATCTGCCAACGCGGATTGTGGAGCTGATGAAATTCAACGGCTGACCCCAGTCGCATCCCTACTCAGCCCCGTTGGTGAACGCTCCAACACTCAGCGATCCGTCCACCTGCCGGGCGCTGTTGATTGGCGCCAGCAGCGCGGTCGGCCGCGACCTAGGACCGCGTCTGGAGCGCCAAGGCTGGCAGTGCGACTATCGGGCGCGGCGCCCGTTGCCGGCGCCGAACTGGCAGGCATTCGATCTCGGCACGGATTCGAGCCAGCCCGAGCACTCGCTGTTGGTCTCGCTTGGTCCGCTGGACCTGTTCACCACATGGCTGATCCGCAACGCGCCGCGAGGCACGCGCCGCATTGTGGCGCTGAGCTCGATCAGCGCGCGGACCAAGCAGGAAGCGGCCCTGGCATTTGAGCGTGACGTGGCAGCGCGACTGCAGCTTGCCGAACGCGACTTGCAACGGTATTGCGAGCAAAAAGGGATTCACCTGTCGATTGTTCGGCTGAGCTTGGTCTGGGACGGGGAAACCGATCAGAACATCGCGCCGTTGCTAAGGCTCGCCAAGCGGTATCGGCTGTTGCTCAGACCCGCGAGCGAGGGCGGCTTGCGCAATCCGATCCATGCGGTCGATGTGGCGCGCTTTCTGGCGACGCTGGCGATTGCGCCGGAGGCCGAAACCCTGATCGAGATCGGCGGCCCCGAAACACTCAGCATGGCCGAAATCTGGCGTCGGGTCGCCCGGACGTCGGGCGCGCTGTGTTTGCCGATGCCGCAGCCGCTACTGCGGCTTGTGGCCGCACTTATCCCTGGCGCAGCAAACAAAATCCGGGGCAC
It contains:
- the tmk gene encoding dTMP kinase, with translation MHTPTPPGFLLVIDGLDGAGKSTLIQGLAAALTQRECVLSREPTYGQYGRQLRESAATGRLSPAAELDLLELDRREHVQTLILPALARGAMVIIDRYYYSSVAYQALHGSAQSILDRFTAFAPRPDLALILDLPVATAIARIQGRGEGQNDFERADTLNRCRERFQWVLAHCPETRLLDATQDPAAVLCEALGQIALASVARATSREASTSAQAKEVAWLLARQ
- a CDS encoding FHA domain-containing protein, whose translation is MLRIRIRFLSGSKEGTVEVFPTARYDCLYFGRDASCDVRFHPDQDPMVSRNHAVLEWRPQDGPQPVRVLLSDLLSSNGTFLNDRPVREATVVFSGDLVRFGRGGPLVRIELERAEPRDGEERPAVRQTQEMPRAEVADTQRRKIPNEP
- a CDS encoding SLC13 family permease, with the protein product MDEQDVRDPETAANPTVQRLALVLGPTLGLALTAWLWNGPEQSALAITSGLLLWVAIWWLTEPVPAAFTSMLPLAALPAAGVLTPAQVAESVGNELILLLMGGFMLAAALEANGAHRRMALWMVHLFGGRNGRRLLFGFGFATAAISMWISNTAATLMMLPVAMAICASYPDTRLRVPLILTIAYAASIGGWGTPIGTPPNLVFMQVYQETTGTQFDFFEWMRIGIPIILIMVPLMCLWLGRHLGDSPKASLPPLGAWSPGERRVLALFGLVILLWVFRTTPYGGWTGRVGLKVNDASIAIFGVILMGLVSNGRGQRLLTWQAAERIPWGALLLFAGGIALATAFEKSGLGAALANQLTALKVLPTWALILGVVAGITLLSEIASNTATAVLLMPILAATAKATGIDPAVLMFPAVLAASCGFMLPVATAPNLVAYGSGHVPLKRMIREGSVLDGIGVIVLSVICWLVFR
- a CDS encoding sensor histidine kinase; the protein is MSPLSAILALLSLILAGLAAYLFVKLGKQRAELALLAEDAKKKEASQAQVMHTTKLASLGQMIAGVAHEINTPLGFVKSNAEVIGDLLTEYEQAVAKCMTGVDFLLNADAATFERAKTAVARVRMELANAKGLIEARELLTDSVDGLKQMSALVINLKGFARVDRDGMDLVDINECVQSALTIASHQLRDRVTVTRELAKLPKVRCMPSQINQVFLNLITNAAQAMGEEGRLAVRSRVLTDTIEVSIEDNGAGIPANVLPKIFDPFFTTKKVGEGTGLGLSIVHKIVQGHGGTIRVKSDVGKGTTFFVELPIQQKEARK
- a CDS encoding response regulator, whose protein sequence is MRILRALKALLREHEVHICNDPRQAMQMARDFDVDVVVCDQRMPQMQGIDVLREIKNTHPRSLRILLTGYADLKAVLGSVNEGEVFRYVNKPWENAEIKALVAEAGRIAREAPLITNEPISEREAEEARGQVGVLVLEEDTTTQARLREILAPHYQVRFANTIDRALMLLEQHETGVLISETETNKQGDLTQLLKALKMHHPYISTVVITERANAQIAMELINEGQVYRMLLKPVRMGSARLSVDSAISRYWKLKRNPRAVKRYTLGNAPSFVEQSIPVSEQLLTRIRNLPTRIVELMKFNG